In the Helianthus annuus cultivar XRQ/B chromosome 11, HanXRQr2.0-SUNRISE, whole genome shotgun sequence genome, one interval contains:
- the LOC110888197 gene encoding rho GTPase-activating protein gacO-like, whose protein sequence is MRLVGQGNGITNYISHSIPSNSFHPHPLFFFSFHSLAPFIINPTNHHHHPPPTVAANTRRRQPPPWVAATGHAAFTFRNRPQPTTTIANLGHCPLLPPSPPPPTTTTPHHRYPTSSSLPSSPSATDLRGHRPPPPLPIRGTSTDANTNHLLPSSPSATDHRHC, encoded by the coding sequence ATGCGTTTGGTTGGTCAAGGTAATGGAATCACCAATTACATAagccattccattccctcaaattcATTTCATCCACATcccctgttttttttttcattccattccCTTGCACCCTTCATCATCAACCCTaccaaccaccatcaccacccgcCACCCACCGTCGCCGCCAACACCCGTCGTCGACAACCACCACCCTGGGTCGCCGCCACCGGCCACGCCGCCTTCACCTTCCGTAACCGGCCACAACCGACCACAACCATCGCCAACCTCGGTCACTGCCCACTACTACCACCGTCGCCGCCACCGCCGACAACAACTACCCCACATCACCGCTACCCCACATCATCGTCACTGCCGTCATCACCCTCCGCCACTGACCTTCGGGGCCACCGCCCGCCACCACCGCTACCCATCAGGGGCACCTCCACCGATGCCAACACTAACCACCTCCTGCCGTCGTCACCCTCCGCCACCGACCACCGCCACTGCTGA